The Nitrospirota bacterium region CATCTGAAAAGTATCGCTGTTTGATCCACGGCTGGCCCATCGTCTATGGCATTGATGTCAATGTCGAGGTGGATATTGTCCCATGTTTTAAAAAGTGCATCATAAACCCCTGGGTTCGGTATTCCACGCTTTTTGCCTTGGTCAATCACGTAGACAGTATCTTCGCCAGGTTTTCTAAATCTGAGCCCATCAAGGTCTGTTCGCAGTCCCATTTCGTCCTCCTTCATTTGGTTGGCTCATTCAGCGATTAAATGCGCGGATGTTTTTCATATCATCATTGGAACTCACGATCAAATCTCGGCTGTTGGACGCGGGACCCAGAGAGTCTCTTCATCATAGGTAAGCGGCGCCTACTCAAACTGTTACCGAGCCGTTTGTTACTTTCTCAGCATCCGGGTGTCCGGAGAGTGTGCTAAGCTTCTCGTGTTAATTGGACTTTGTCGCGTCAATCACATCGCCGGCCGAACGCATGATCGATTGCACATCTCCCAGGGCGACGGCCGAGGCCAGTTGTACGACAGGCTCGGCTATTTTCATCACGTTCTTGACCCGCCCCGCAGTGTCCACCGCGCTGCTCAGGGCTTTCTTTGCGTCGTCGATCCTGGAGATGCAATTTTGGATATTGCCTGCCCTGCTTCCGATGGTTTTTGCGTGCACGGCTGACGCTTTGTTGAGCGTATCGACGATGGCCTGGTTTATCTTTGCTATATCGTCTATGGAGAGCTGCTCAACCTTTTGCTGTTTGAGCTTTCTCAGATTGCCGGCCATATCGATCAGGGCGTCGCGCGCCTGGAGCATTTGCTGTACATCGGGCTTAACCATCCCTATTCTTTCCTCCGGCTTTTTCATGTTGGGTCAAAACCCTCACCCCTCCAGCACATACACCGCATACCCTCTTGGCGGGGCGTAGAATTCACCCCAACCATCGCCGTTGGTCCATTGCTCCTGCGGAATCCCCGCATCGTCCCTTCCGCGCCACGCCGCAGGAACGAATCTCGTGTTGCTCCACTGCGTCTTTACCCCTGCCCCGTTCCAGGCATCGCCCCGGTTGTTCATGACGAAGACGAGCCCCTTTTGCGCGCCCATGCCGCTTCGCTGCATGATGTAGAGGTCGTCGTCGCAATGGAGGATTGATGTTCCACCCCCCGCGTGGTCTTCATGCACCCGCACGAGGGCATCGATCCCGCCCTTGAGCCCTGCCTGCGCCAGTCCCCACGTGTAGTAGTCCTGCCAGAACACGCAGGGGTAACCCTCGTGGGTCAGGATGAAGGCGTAGGCCAGCATCTTTTCGTTCACGATCGGATCGTCGCGCGCAATGTCGTGGTTTTCCACGAACGTGACGGCCTGATAGGGCCTGTCTTTCATGAGGGTCCCGCCCTCGGCCAGGCTCCTCAGGCTGAACCCGTAGGTGTCGCACAGGTCCTTCAGGCGATAGCGCAGCGGAAAATCGAAGGCGCCTGCCGGGTTGTCGGACCAGGCATTCGTTTCGTCGAGCCAGTCAGAGATCCTGCGGTCGCTGTCCCAGCATTCGCCCACGCCGAAGGGCTTCAAGACCGTTCCGTTCCTGATCGCCCGCAGCTCCTGGATCGCGCGGACCATCCAGCCTCCGTACCCCTTGACGCAGTCATACCGGAAACCGTCGAAACGTATGTCTTCCAGGAGCCACTTCGCGTATTCGATGAGATGGGTGTACACGGCGGGGTTCCGGTGGCAAAGGTCGGGCATGTCGCCGAAGGCCATCTGGTCCCAGCGTTCGTACGGGGAAGGATGAAAATAGGTGTAGTCGCGCTTGAACTTGCCGCTCTTGGGAATGAACCTCGTCCATCTCTTCTGATTGTCGAGGGGGTTCAGCTCCTCGCTGTCCCCCC contains the following coding sequences:
- a CDS encoding alpha-amylase domain-containing protein; the encoded protein is MGVIMQAFYWDCPRLEGKEYEWWDHVKGKVPSLKDAGFTALWLPPASKAANLSGPSMGYDPYDYYDLGDIAQKGSTKTWFGSKDQLLALIRAAHDSGMNVYADLVINHNSGGDSEELNPLDNQKRWTRFIPKSGKFKRDYTYFHPSPYERWDQMAFGDMPDLCHRNPAVYTHLIEYAKWLLEDIRFDGFRYDCVKGYGGWMVRAIQELRAIRNGTVLKPFGVGECWDSDRRISDWLDETNAWSDNPAGAFDFPLRYRLKDLCDTYGFSLRSLAEGGTLMKDRPYQAVTFVENHDIARDDPIVNEKMLAYAFILTHEGYPCVFWQDYYTWGLAQAGLKGGIDALVRVHEDHAGGGTSILHCDDDLYIMQRSGMGAQKGLVFVMNNRGDAWNGAGVKTQWSNTRFVPAAWRGRDDAGIPQEQWTNGDGWGEFYAPPRGYAVYVLEG